The nucleotide window CCGATGGGGTAGGGCGGGGCGCCATCGCGGCCGAGGGCGGTCTTGCCTTCGCGGATGACCACGCCGTCCTTCACAATGCGACGGATTTCATGCGTGTCCGTGCCGTAGGATCCGAGGCTCACGGAGTTCGGCGCGACTTCGCGGCCAAATGTGTGGTGCTCCGTCATTACGAGGTCGGAGACCATGCGGCGTGCTTCGCGGATGTAGAGCTGATGCGGCCAGCCGCCGTTGTCCTGGAATTCATCCTTCGGCAGGCCGAAGCGCTTCATGTCCTCCCGCACCTTCGCCGGCACCCGCGGATCGGTGGCGAGGAAGTAGAGGAGGCCGCGATGGTAGAGCTCATGCTCCTTCGCAATCTGCACGCGGCGGTCATAGCTGGCCTCGGGCCACTCCCAGCTCGCGCCGGGCATGTTCCCACCGAAAGTGGCGGTATTGAAGTCCCACTTGTCATTGGGCAGCGCATCATGCTTGGAGAACCAGCGCAGGTCCATGTCATCTCCCATGGCGATGCAGCCTGCGATGAAGCGCGCCACGAGTTCGTAGCGCTTCACATCATAACCCTCCGGAGCGATGATGGGGATGCGGTCCGCGGCGGTGGTGAGGCAGAGGCGGAAGCAGTAGGCCTGCACGCCGGGAGCAGGCTCACCCGGAGTGCCGGGCGTGCCGGGATTGAGGAGAGGGAGCAATCCACTGCGCGGTTCGCCGGGTGATACATAGGGGTCGAGCGGCAGGTCGCGGTCCCACACGCCCTGGCCGCCGGGTACACGTCCACTGGGGCCGGGCTTGAGGTGGTTGGTGCGGGGCTGGTACTTCTCCGTGTAGTGGATGCCGTTGTAGGTCTCCCCGTACTTTGCATTGCCCTCGCGCATCAGGGTGTAGGACACCTTCGCGCGCGCCATGAGGTCACCCTCATAGGTGGCATCGATGAACATCTTTGCCCGCACCACGGTGCCGTCTTCCATGGTGAGCTCGGTGATGCGTGCACCGTCTTTCTTGGCACTGGCGAGGCGGGCATTGAAATGCACGGGGACCTTCGCCTCCTTCGCCATGTCGGTGAAGACCTTCTCCGCGATGTGCGGCTCGATGGAGTACGCGCCGCCGGTGGCGGGTCCGCCGCCCTTGCTCACGAAGGGCTGGTCCCACGCGAGTGTTTTCCCATAACTGGCGACGAGTCGCGTGAAGTACTCCCGCGCAATGCCACCCACCGTGCGTGGGTCACCGATGTCCACCGCGCTGAGGCCGCCGGAGGTCATGCCGCCGAGGTGCTTCCCGGGCTCGATGATGACGGCTTTCTTCCCCATGCGGGAAGCCTGCACAGCGGCAGCGACACCACCTGAGGTGCCACCATAGACACAGATATCTGCCGCGATGACGTCAGCAGCGCGGGTGTATGAGGAGGATGTGAAGGTGCAGGCCGCGAGCAGGGAGAGTGCAGCGGTCTTCAGGCGTGGAAAAAAGGGAGTGGGGGAAGACGGAAATCGGGCCATCGTGAGGAGGTGCGTTTTTTGATGGAGAGTACGTGCCACAGTGAACGCGATGCTGGAAGGAGAATAGCTGGTCAAGTGGATTGACCAGCGGTGTGGCGTGGTGGTCCGCACACTCCGTGTGCGGTCAGGAGTCAGGTGGCTTGTTGTTGGTGATGTGTGCGGGGTGCCGCGGCAACTTTGCACCCACCGCATACGGAGTATGCGGACCACCATCACACCATCGCCAGATCAAAGTAATCCATCTCCATTGCCTCGCCGGATTCCAGCGTGAACTCG belongs to Roseimicrobium gellanilyticum and includes:
- a CDS encoding FAD-dependent oxidoreductase; this translates as MARFPSSPTPFFPRLKTAALSLLAACTFTSSSYTRAADVIAADICVYGGTSGGVAAAVQASRMGKKAVIIEPGKHLGGMTSGGLSAVDIGDPRTVGGIAREYFTRLVASYGKTLAWDQPFVSKGGGPATGGAYSIEPHIAEKVFTDMAKEAKVPVHFNARLASAKKDGARITELTMEDGTVVRAKMFIDATYEGDLMARAKVSYTLMREGNAKYGETYNGIHYTEKYQPRTNHLKPGPSGRVPGGQGVWDRDLPLDPYVSPGEPRSGLLPLLNPGTPGTPGEPAPGVQAYCFRLCLTTAADRIPIIAPEGYDVKRYELVARFIAGCIAMGDDMDLRWFSKHDALPNDKWDFNTATFGGNMPGASWEWPEASYDRRVQIAKEHELYHRGLLYFLATDPRVPAKVREDMKRFGLPKDEFQDNGGWPHQLYIREARRMVSDLVMTEHHTFGREVAPNSVSLGSYGTDTHEIRRIVKDGVVIREGKTALGRDGAPPYPIGYGAIVPKQAECENLFVTFALSASHTAFSSIRMEPVFMISSQSAATAASYAIDDNVPVQKVDQAKLRTQLLKDKQILEWREKKVQADLDTPGAPKKTNKAETKSTSAPAPTAAPAVEPQGPDYVDQLAIQLKPTRKVAYKKLVSRDLMLHVFEPEGFKSADKRPCYIVIHGGGWRGGQASRMYPFAEHFAKLGMVGISVEYRLLGKEPANTVFDCVKDGRSAVRYVRAHASEFGIDPQKIVVSGGSAGGHVAVSTALFDDVNEEGEDTSVSSTPNALILLFPVIDTSAQGYGNAKIGARWKELSPADRVKPGGPPTITFHGTGDTVTPFAGAQRFHEEMLKAGNRSELVIHEGGAHGYLMRTAPLYDECMAKSEAFLRSLSFLK